The following are from one region of the Anaeropeptidivorans aminofermentans genome:
- a CDS encoding acyclic terpene utilization AtuA family protein, whose amino-acid sequence MKKIRIGCGSGGCTYDRLEPAEELIKEGNLDYIIFECLAERTIAAAQKAKLKDPKKGYNPMLDIRMRRILKLAKEKGTKIISNMGGANTEEAVKEIIKIAEELQVTGLKIAMVLGDDILYKVKDYYDNILWDDGSKKLSSLDGHIVSANVYLSGDPIKEALDNGADMVITGRIADPSLFVGPLKHEFGWTAADRDKMGQAVLLGHLLECAGQLTGGFYADPGYKDLENLHILGFPIAEIDETGSFIITKPEGSGGAVNTSICKEQLLYEIADPANYITPDAVADFSKVTFKQIDKDKVLAENATSKGEPLDYKVNIGYQNCYEAEAGISFGGSNALNRARLCAEIVEKRMELLGLEADEFRVDFIGYNSLYKDKISSYINNQVSNEIRLRISARTKDRQTGTAIVREIECMYTNGPAGGAGISSNVEEMLSVENIIIPRDDVAYKVIYREV is encoded by the coding sequence TTGAAAAAAATACGTATAGGCTGTGGCTCGGGAGGGTGCACCTATGACAGGCTTGAGCCGGCAGAGGAGCTTATAAAAGAAGGAAATCTTGATTACATAATATTTGAATGTCTTGCGGAAAGGACGATTGCTGCCGCTCAAAAGGCAAAGCTAAAAGACCCTAAAAAGGGATATAATCCTATGCTTGATATAAGAATGAGGCGCATTTTAAAGCTTGCCAAGGAAAAAGGAACTAAAATAATTTCCAATATGGGCGGAGCAAATACGGAAGAAGCAGTTAAGGAAATCATTAAAATAGCTGAGGAGCTTCAAGTAACGGGCCTTAAAATAGCTATGGTTTTAGGAGACGATATTTTATATAAGGTAAAGGACTATTACGATAATATTCTATGGGATGATGGTTCAAAAAAGCTTTCTTCCCTTGACGGACATATTGTTTCTGCCAATGTATATTTAAGCGGAGACCCTATAAAAGAGGCTTTGGATAACGGCGCCGACATGGTAATTACAGGAAGAATAGCGGACCCCTCTTTATTTGTAGGCCCTTTGAAACATGAATTTGGCTGGACGGCTGCGGATAGGGATAAAATGGGACAGGCTGTTCTCCTTGGGCATCTTCTGGAATGCGCGGGGCAGCTTACAGGGGGCTTTTATGCTGATCCGGGATATAAGGATTTAGAGAACCTGCATATATTAGGCTTTCCTATTGCAGAGATAGATGAAACAGGAAGCTTTATTATAACCAAGCCGGAAGGCTCCGGGGGAGCAGTAAATACATCTATATGCAAAGAACAGCTCCTCTATGAAATAGCCGACCCGGCAAATTATATTACCCCCGATGCAGTTGCTGATTTTTCAAAGGTGACTTTTAAGCAAATAGATAAGGATAAGGTGCTTGCGGAAAACGCAACTTCAAAAGGAGAGCCTTTAGACTATAAGGTTAACATAGGGTATCAGAACTGTTATGAGGCGGAGGCAGGCATAAGCTTCGGGGGTTCAAATGCTTTAAATAGAGCAAGGCTATGCGCTGAAATAGTGGAAAAAAGAATGGAGCTTCTGGGCCTTGAAGCAGATGAATTCAGGGTTGATTTTATAGGGTATAACTCCCTTTATAAAGATAAAATATCATCATATATCAATAATCAGGTCTCCAATGAAATAAGGCTTAGAATATCCGCAAGGACAAAAGACAGGCAAACGGGAACAGCGATTGTAAGAGAGATAGAATGCATGTATACCAACGGCCCTGCCGGAGGGGCAGGCATATCTTCAAACGTTGAGGAGATGCTTTCTGTGGAAAATATAATTATTCCCAGAGATGATGTAGCGTATAAAGTAATTTATCGAGAGGTGTAA
- a CDS encoding AtuA-related protein has product MKLREIAHVRTGDKGNKSNIAVIACTEEAYELLKKKLTAEVVIDFFSEICFGEVKRYEVDSIWGFNFVMENALGGGVTRSLAVDKHGKSLGMALLELDISI; this is encoded by the coding sequence ATGAAGCTTAGAGAAATTGCCCATGTAAGAACTGGGGATAAGGGGAACAAGTCCAATATAGCGGTGATTGCCTGCACAGAGGAAGCTTACGAGCTTTTAAAGAAAAAGCTTACTGCCGAAGTGGTTATAGACTTCTTTTCTGAAATATGCTTTGGAGAAGTAAAACGGTATGAAGTGGATTCCATATGGGGTTTTAATTTTGTTATGGAAAATGCTTTAGGGGGAGGCGTAACAAGAAGCCTCGCCGTAGATAAGCATGGAAAATCTCTGGGAATGGCTCTTCTTGAGCTTGATATCAGTATTTAG
- a CDS encoding ABC transporter substrate-binding protein yields MKKFLSFMLALVMAGGIFSGCSGAAAPAEKPKEEASVKKDEASKTEAPTEKQTEESKEEKKELQKLKVAYNPGTGNILGFIAIEKGIAAEEGIEIELVPFSNSTDALTALQAGKIDIAVSFGTAAPLTFVTKGADFSIFGGYLSGGMPVYAASNLEYTGLESYVGKTVATPRMYTPDIVWRGAMLEAGYDLEKDVNIIEFKKPTEVLEAVKSGKADIGIGTNSTYLQALAADLQIIGWSNDFWDPVHVCCRPVANNAWIEANKDAVKGFLRSYIRAEKVLQDDPEYGVELNMKYLEVNEEDARTMLLETNQIFETDPKSKGVKYMWDTLIDMDYIEPGDIDVDDHINIELYKEALDELTQKEPESEFYKKLQEKFIEYNE; encoded by the coding sequence ATGAAGAAATTCTTATCTTTTATGCTTGCTTTAGTTATGGCAGGCGGAATATTTTCAGGCTGCTCTGGAGCCGCCGCACCGGCGGAAAAACCCAAGGAAGAAGCTTCCGTAAAAAAAGATGAAGCCTCTAAAACAGAGGCTCCAACAGAAAAGCAAACAGAAGAAAGTAAAGAAGAAAAGAAAGAATTACAAAAGCTTAAAGTTGCCTATAATCCGGGAACAGGAAATATCCTTGGTTTTATAGCTATCGAGAAGGGTATAGCGGCTGAAGAAGGCATAGAAATAGAGCTTGTTCCCTTTTCCAATTCAACAGACGCTTTAACGGCCCTTCAGGCAGGTAAAATAGATATCGCTGTTTCCTTCGGAACGGCTGCACCGCTTACATTTGTTACAAAAGGAGCAGATTTTAGTATTTTCGGCGGATATTTATCAGGGGGTATGCCTGTATACGCCGCCTCCAACCTTGAATATACAGGCCTTGAATCCTATGTTGGAAAAACTGTAGCTACCCCCAGAATGTACACCCCGGATATCGTGTGGAGGGGAGCTATGCTGGAAGCAGGCTATGACCTTGAAAAAGATGTAAATATCATAGAATTCAAAAAGCCTACCGAAGTTCTTGAGGCCGTAAAATCAGGCAAAGCCGATATAGGCATAGGAACAAATTCCACTTATCTTCAGGCTCTTGCTGCAGACCTTCAGATTATAGGCTGGAGTAACGATTTCTGGGATCCTGTTCATGTATGCTGCCGCCCTGTTGCTAATAATGCATGGATAGAGGCAAATAAAGATGCGGTAAAAGGATTCCTTCGTTCTTACATAAGGGCGGAAAAGGTTCTTCAAGATGATCCTGAATACGGTGTAGAACTTAACATGAAATATCTTGAAGTAAATGAAGAGGATGCAAGAACAATGCTTCTTGAAACCAATCAGATCTTTGAGACAGACCCTAAGAGTAAAGGTGTAAAGTATATGTGGGATACTCTTATCGATATGGATTATATTGAGCCGGGGGATATTGATGTTGATGACCATA
- a CDS encoding ABC transporter ATP-binding protein, giving the protein MFDVKVENLRFSYDKELILDKINMEIEAGDFVCILGQSGCGKSTFLRLAAGLEKPDSGNIFIDGSPIDGPSLSRGVVFQDYSLFPWFTTGKNITLSLSQKYKDESKAALKERALYFIKEVGLDESVFYKYPHELSGGMRQRCAICRSFALDPPVLLMDEPFGALDAITRARLQNLVLELWQKDKEKRKTIFFVTHDVDEAILLSTKIFVFGSSPSNVIYTYAFEDKKGFTRENIFENESIIELRNKLIHILNKDIEKRINEN; this is encoded by the coding sequence GTGTTTGACGTAAAGGTTGAAAATCTAAGGTTTTCCTATGATAAGGAATTGATTTTAGACAAAATTAATATGGAAATAGAAGCAGGGGACTTTGTATGTATCCTTGGTCAGTCCGGCTGCGGAAAAAGCACCTTTTTAAGGCTTGCCGCTGGGCTTGAAAAGCCGGATTCCGGTAATATTTTCATTGACGGAAGCCCCATAGATGGCCCCAGCTTAAGCCGCGGCGTAGTTTTTCAGGATTACAGCCTGTTTCCGTGGTTTACTACGGGAAAAAACATAACTTTATCTTTAAGCCAGAAATATAAGGATGAAAGCAAAGCCGCGCTTAAAGAAAGAGCCCTGTATTTCATTAAAGAGGTAGGTCTTGACGAAAGTGTCTTTTATAAATATCCTCATGAGCTTTCAGGAGGAATGCGCCAAAGATGCGCCATTTGCCGCTCCTTTGCTTTAGACCCGCCGGTTCTTCTTATGGATGAGCCTTTTGGCGCTTTAGATGCCATTACAAGAGCAAGGCTTCAAAATCTTGTTCTTGAGCTGTGGCAAAAGGATAAGGAAAAAAGAAAGACTATTTTCTTTGTAACCCATGATGTTGATGAAGCCATACTGCTTTCAACTAAAATATTTGTATTTGGCTCAAGCCCAAGCAATGTGATTTATACCTATGCTTTTGAGGATAAAAAAGGGTTTACCCGTGAGAATATTTTTGAAAATGAAAGCATTATTGAACTTCGAAACAAGCTTATCCATATCTTGAACAAAGATATTGAAAAGAGAATAAATGAAAATTAA